In the genome of Desulfofarcimen acetoxidans DSM 771, one region contains:
- a CDS encoding peptidoglycan DD-metalloendopeptidase family protein → MVIIPLPTLDSILQDRSKNYHYFINRFYIATAIKLSKIIANKKRRKRLITASVAIVIIVLFFVSMIFMVISTVTGMIGVSTGFRSGAPTGMAKSVIPADLMQIFLKAQEKYDVSWAVLAAVCKVETDFGRNMSTSSAGAMGFMQFMPATWQQYKQDGDGDGVYDPENPWDAIFAAANMLKADGYKDNPSQALYCYNHAWWYVNKVLTIASSFSDTMVPTGNGAWPVPGYITISSPFTLSRLHPILGYKRPHEGIDIDAPTGTPVIAAVSGKVKLAKPNGGYGNCIEITGDFCMNIYGHLSGYAVHAGDYVSQGQVIGYVGSTGLSTGPHLHFGVYVNNSPCNPEEWLRIPSANY, encoded by the coding sequence ATGGTAATAATACCCCTCCCCACACTTGATTCTATTTTACAGGATAGGAGTAAAAATTACCATTACTTTATTAATCGTTTCTATATAGCTACTGCAATAAAACTTTCAAAAATTATTGCAAATAAGAAAAGAAGAAAAAGATTAATAACCGCGTCTGTAGCAATAGTAATTATTGTTTTATTCTTCGTATCTATGATTTTTATGGTTATATCCACTGTAACCGGAATGATTGGTGTATCAACGGGGTTTCGTTCCGGAGCCCCTACAGGAATGGCGAAATCAGTTATTCCTGCTGACTTAATGCAGATATTTTTAAAAGCGCAAGAGAAATATGACGTTTCTTGGGCTGTGCTGGCTGCGGTATGTAAAGTGGAAACTGATTTTGGCAGAAATATGTCCACATCATCCGCTGGAGCTATGGGTTTTATGCAGTTTATGCCGGCTACATGGCAGCAGTATAAGCAGGATGGTGACGGTGACGGGGTATATGACCCTGAAAATCCCTGGGATGCAATATTTGCTGCAGCAAATATGCTGAAAGCAGATGGTTACAAAGATAATCCGTCTCAGGCATTATATTGTTATAACCATGCATGGTGGTATGTAAACAAAGTCCTGACTATAGCTTCATCATTTTCAGACACGATGGTTCCAACTGGTAACGGTGCATGGCCAGTACCGGGATACATAACTATATCTTCCCCCTTTACGCTCTCACGACTACACCCGATATTGGGTTATAAAAGACCGCATGAAGGAATAGATATTGATGCGCCAACAGGCACTCCAGTAATTGCGGCGGTGAGTGGAAAAGTGAAGTTGGCAAAACCCAACGGTGGCTATGGTAACTGTATTGAAATAACAGGTGATTTCTGTATGAACATCTACGGTCACCTGTCCGGATATGCAGTACATGCCGGTGATTATGTAAGCCAGGGACAAGTAATAGGGTACGTTGGATCTACCGGCCTTTCTACCGGTCCCCACCTCCATTTTGGGGTTTATGTAAATAATAGCCCTTGTAACCCAGAAGAGTGGCTACGGATACCTTCAGCAAATTATTAA
- a CDS encoding IS4 family transposase — MLWATKECGTANFGDTRLTHRLVSLAASLIEHPEKSLPEALGQWSDVKAAYRFFDNEKVTVEAIYDVHRKATIEKIKNQPVVLAIQDTTIFNYTLHRETKGLGPIGQAGLSGFFLHSCLAASAEGVPLGILAHRLWVRSLEPKEKTHKKRPIEDKESVRWIDVTREVAETVSPFTKVVMVGDRESDIFDLFLLASANQYDILVRAAWNRRIDQSHDYLWPVVESAPVLGRTVINIPRADKRPEREAVVLTLQAATVTLKPPKHRGKEKLAAPTLNALLVQEQSPPEGEKPIEWMLLTTLPVTTIDDALQCLTWYTYRWRIERYHYILKSGCQVEKLQLETKDRLMRAIAVYSMVASQLLWLTYQARQTPDAPCTIVLSNSEWGALYAAIHKITILPDNPPNLQTAVLWIAKLGGFLGRKRDGYPGLKVLWRGFRRLQDLTTMWDLFHPSDTCG, encoded by the coding sequence ATGCTTTGGGCAACTAAAGAGTGCGGTACGGCTAACTTTGGTGATACCCGTCTCACTCATCGACTGGTTTCACTGGCTGCAAGCCTTATTGAGCATCCAGAAAAATCTTTGCCTGAAGCACTTGGTCAGTGGAGCGATGTCAAGGCTGCCTATCGTTTCTTTGATAACGAGAAAGTAACTGTTGAAGCCATATATGATGTACACAGAAAGGCCACTATAGAAAAAATCAAGAATCAACCGGTGGTTTTGGCCATCCAAGATACCACCATTTTCAACTATACCTTACATCGAGAAACAAAAGGGTTGGGACCTATCGGTCAAGCGGGTCTTTCCGGCTTCTTTCTACATTCTTGTCTTGCTGCATCCGCTGAAGGAGTTCCATTAGGAATCTTGGCCCATCGCTTATGGGTACGTTCACTAGAACCCAAGGAGAAAACACATAAAAAGCGACCTATCGAAGACAAGGAAAGTGTTCGCTGGATTGATGTTACCCGGGAAGTAGCCGAAACGGTTTCTCCCTTTACCAAAGTAGTAATGGTGGGTGACAGAGAAAGTGATATTTTTGACCTCTTTCTCCTAGCCAGCGCTAATCAGTATGATATCTTAGTCCGTGCTGCTTGGAACCGCCGCATTGATCAGTCGCATGATTACCTATGGCCTGTTGTTGAAAGCGCCCCGGTATTGGGCCGTACGGTTATCAATATACCACGTGCCGATAAGCGCCCAGAACGAGAGGCTGTTGTTCTTACCTTACAGGCTGCCACTGTTACCTTAAAACCACCGAAACATCGGGGAAAAGAAAAATTAGCTGCACCTACTCTTAATGCCCTACTTGTTCAGGAACAATCGCCACCCGAAGGAGAAAAGCCAATAGAGTGGATGCTGTTAACTACCCTGCCTGTTACTACCATTGATGATGCACTGCAATGCTTAACCTGGTATACCTACCGCTGGCGGATTGAGCGGTATCATTATATTTTGAAAAGCGGTTGCCAAGTAGAAAAACTTCAATTAGAAACTAAAGACCGTCTTATGCGTGCTATTGCCGTGTATAGTATGGTAGCTTCTCAATTACTTTGGCTTACTTATCAAGCCAGGCAAACTCCTGATGCACCTTGCACAATTGTTCTTAGTAACAGTGAATGGGGTGCCCTTTACGCTGCTATTCATAAGATAACTATTTTACCCGATAACCCGCCAAACTTACAAACAGCAGTACTTTGGATTGCCAAGCTTGGCGGTTTTCTCGGACGTAAAAGGGACGGTTACCCCGGCCTTAAGGTTCTCTGGCGTGGCTTCCGGCGTCTTCAAGATCTGACCACTATGTGGGATCTTTTTCATCCATCTGATACTTGTGGGTAA
- a CDS encoding IS630 family transposase, whose amino-acid sequence MPFISQRAKLDLTTEEINRLEKIIHSRTESVSHIERAKMFLLYHQGETIASIGRILETNRAKVERHIDKILQFGLDIALNDLPRSGRPDTITKEDKAWLVSLACQKPKEFGYSYELWTTDLLAKHARNHCVENGHPTLQNLAKGTVSKILSANKVKPHKIKYYLEKRDPEFEQKMANVLYVYKEVEMVSKNDEQSMYAYISYDEKPGIQAIENIAPDLSPSPGTYSCLARDYEYVRHGTLSLMAGIDLVTGHILAQVEDRHRSIEFVEFLKMISEYYKDIEKIVIILDNHSAHISKETRAYLSTVPNRFEFVFTPKHGSWLNLIESFFGKMAKSMLRAIRVKTKEELKDRIYKYIKEINDCPTVYRWKYKMDDIEII is encoded by the coding sequence ATGCCATTCATAAGTCAAAGAGCAAAATTAGATTTGACAACAGAAGAAATAAATAGATTAGAAAAAATTATACATTCAAGAACAGAAAGTGTGAGTCATATTGAACGGGCTAAAATGTTTCTCTTGTATCATCAAGGAGAAACAATAGCTTCAATTGGTAGAATATTAGAGACTAACCGTGCAAAAGTAGAACGACATATAGATAAAATTTTACAATTTGGCTTAGATATAGCACTCAATGATCTTCCTCGTTCAGGCAGGCCGGATACAATAACCAAAGAAGATAAAGCGTGGCTTGTTTCTCTTGCTTGCCAAAAACCTAAGGAATTTGGATATAGCTATGAATTATGGACAACAGATTTATTAGCCAAACATGCACGAAATCATTGTGTAGAAAATGGCCATCCAACCCTGCAAAATCTAGCAAAAGGTACAGTATCAAAAATACTTTCAGCAAACAAAGTTAAGCCACATAAAATTAAATATTACTTGGAAAAAAGGGATCCAGAATTTGAACAAAAAATGGCTAACGTGTTATATGTCTATAAAGAAGTTGAAATGGTATCAAAAAATGATGAACAATCAATGTATGCTTATATATCATATGATGAAAAACCCGGTATTCAAGCTATAGAAAATATTGCTCCGGATCTTTCTCCTTCTCCTGGAACGTATTCATGTCTTGCTCGTGATTATGAATATGTTCGCCATGGTACACTTAGTCTCATGGCCGGTATTGATTTGGTAACAGGTCATATCTTAGCTCAAGTAGAAGACCGCCATCGTAGTATTGAGTTTGTAGAGTTTCTAAAAATGATAAGTGAGTACTACAAAGATATAGAGAAAATAGTAATTATATTGGACAACCACTCCGCTCATATTTCAAAAGAAACAAGGGCTTATCTTAGTACTGTCCCAAATCGTTTTGAATTTGTTTTTACACCAAAACATGGATCCTGGTTGAACTTAATTGAATCATTTTTTGGCAAAATGGCTAAATCAATGCTGAGGGCTATTAGGGTAAAAACTAAAGAAGAATTAAAAGATAGAATTTACAAATATATAAAAGAAATTAATGATTGTCCTACTGTTTACCGCTGGAAGTACAAAATGGATGATATTGAAATAATTTAA
- a CDS encoding ATP-binding protein yields MRLNEKEYLTDADAVFTKEAFNHAGSVRTALASGARNRRRYLVLQISTAIEEPNNWREYTREYVEVIISAFTSAEKWVLNEQKIREVMEREEELYRRISSSIDGKAGFSDIDFIIRRNTKRIGELPPPLPSREAGRLTPAIVSAFSDGCLINEQTSYITITNGSDEKHHQTFITFPDLPKLLPEVGAEWLASLEAMRTAVDAVVHFEIIKPHKAQKKVTSRKGYLKGQLKEKSRGDEDPSTDEEYAISEGRHLEGKISAGQPLASMSVVMAVAAKEIKDMRASAKRLMERYSSSGYRAVRPMGDQCKCFYSFLPGALRASPLIECDPGFISASGPTISMDVGDEKGFFIGWSNAAPVFWKPGYAAKELNRSNAMFISGALGSGKSLTIKLLIYLAYLAGAYLFIVDPKNNEYAVLEKIFPIKKINLCPGANEPINPFMLSKDERQAKSYVLDYLSIVLNLRDDNDTRRVAVSKAVETTGNMEPEKRNLNTTLEILKQMSENEQHEPVKQESGQCALLMESIKNSSLGHLVFGIGGVKEIARATVVNLQGLPLPRTAENLNLGRITENERQGLGLLYLASAMAREVAFSLPKDVVKVEVFDESWMLANISEGRRLLDELIRMSARSFGTIPILITQNTTDIKDLQSIKNNINYKFCFRAEDKTEIKANMEILGADTEENSLTSAFPALESGWCVMRDAFGRISQVYIDPRPKYLLHLFDTSPKVAQNE; encoded by the coding sequence ATGCGCTTGAATGAAAAAGAGTATCTTACCGATGCAGACGCAGTATTTACAAAGGAGGCTTTTAATCATGCCGGTTCGGTGCGCACAGCCTTGGCAAGTGGAGCAAGAAACCGTCGCAGATACTTAGTATTACAAATAAGTACTGCAATAGAAGAGCCAAATAACTGGCGTGAATATACACGCGAATATGTGGAAGTAATAATAAGCGCATTTACTAGCGCTGAAAAATGGGTGCTAAATGAGCAAAAAATCAGAGAAGTGATGGAAAGAGAAGAAGAACTTTATAGAAGAATCTCATCAAGCATTGACGGTAAAGCAGGATTTTCAGATATAGACTTCATAATTAGACGTAATACAAAAAGAATAGGAGAATTACCGCCACCTTTACCTTCACGTGAAGCCGGTAGATTAACGCCGGCAATAGTTTCAGCATTTTCAGATGGTTGTTTGATCAATGAGCAGACATCATATATAACAATAACAAATGGCAGTGACGAAAAACATCATCAAACCTTCATCACCTTTCCTGATCTGCCAAAACTATTACCAGAGGTGGGGGCTGAGTGGCTTGCCTCCTTAGAGGCAATGAGAACGGCAGTGGATGCAGTAGTACACTTTGAAATAATAAAGCCACATAAAGCACAAAAAAAAGTAACAAGCAGAAAAGGTTATCTCAAAGGACAATTAAAGGAAAAGTCCAGAGGTGACGAAGATCCGTCAACAGATGAAGAATATGCCATAAGCGAAGGCAGACATTTGGAAGGGAAAATATCTGCTGGACAACCTCTTGCGTCTATGTCAGTAGTAATGGCAGTAGCTGCAAAAGAAATAAAAGATATGAGAGCTTCTGCAAAAAGACTTATGGAAAGATACTCATCTTCGGGTTATAGAGCCGTAAGACCGATGGGCGATCAGTGTAAATGTTTTTATTCATTTCTTCCTGGTGCGCTAAGGGCTTCGCCGTTAATTGAATGCGATCCTGGATTCATATCAGCATCAGGTCCAACAATATCCATGGACGTTGGTGACGAAAAAGGCTTTTTTATTGGGTGGTCAAATGCCGCACCGGTTTTTTGGAAACCTGGATATGCAGCAAAAGAGTTGAACCGTTCAAATGCCATGTTTATCAGCGGTGCGTTAGGCAGTGGAAAAAGTTTAACTATCAAATTACTAATATACCTTGCATATTTGGCCGGTGCCTATTTATTTATCGTTGACCCTAAGAATAACGAGTATGCTGTACTGGAAAAAATTTTTCCAATTAAGAAAATAAACCTATGTCCTGGTGCTAATGAACCAATAAACCCGTTTATGCTCTCGAAAGATGAAAGACAAGCCAAAAGCTACGTTTTGGATTATTTAAGCATAGTCTTAAATCTGCGCGATGACAACGATACCAGACGTGTTGCTGTTAGTAAAGCTGTAGAAACAACGGGAAATATGGAACCTGAAAAAAGAAATTTAAATACCACGTTGGAAATATTAAAACAAATGTCGGAAAATGAGCAGCACGAACCGGTTAAACAGGAATCCGGCCAGTGTGCGTTACTAATGGAAAGCATAAAAAACAGCAGTCTCGGGCACTTGGTGTTCGGTATCGGTGGCGTAAAAGAAATAGCCCGTGCTACAGTAGTTAATTTGCAAGGATTACCATTGCCCAGAACAGCAGAAAACTTGAACTTAGGCCGAATTACGGAAAATGAACGACAAGGACTGGGATTGCTTTATTTAGCATCAGCAATGGCCAGAGAAGTCGCTTTCTCATTACCGAAAGATGTTGTAAAAGTAGAAGTATTTGATGAAAGTTGGATGTTGGCAAACATATCAGAAGGACGCCGGTTATTGGATGAACTAATACGTATGTCAGCCCGTTCTTTTGGAACAATTCCGATTCTGATTACGCAGAATACAACAGACATAAAGGATCTCCAATCAATTAAAAACAATATAAATTATAAATTTTGCTTCAGAGCGGAGGATAAAACAGAAATTAAGGCCAACATGGAAATTCTGGGAGCTGACACAGAAGAAAACAGCCTAACATCAGCATTTCCCGCACTTGAAAGCGGTTGGTGTGTGATGAGAGATGCCTTTGGCCGCATATCACAAGTCTATATTGATCCCAGACCCAAATACTTGCTGCATTTATTTGATACATCTCCGAAGGTAGCGCAAAATGAGTAA
- a CDS encoding IS1634 family transposase has translation MDLQPILEQLAKLPPEILMKIMPELKVEVPKADPSGAVLIGVFLARSLGIGKIIDNFIGEEYVTYEHLREDRANGSKCRVSTGLACEIMVGDMLGRNKDLTRLYKFEEACENWQVETILGIPSEKFNDDKMGRALDAINSNAKYMANVLQDIVLSASKRFGIPLNTFYNDTSSVPVSGVMEDNDKVQFGYGGLPGLKQLILNLTIASGASLPVTSSIDPGNVQGGTTFERSFEKVKEITDDQEFEMIIDRGILTQDNMHLMLTNSNKKAFFIGPLKDELSKNWVLEQLNEAKKDDFATIDYRSKKEIERNLSRHYEALETKYTFKVKLDPPSEGSKNKKQLKKSKRIFATHTIRAVIYCDLNKKPKEQERRQKRITSTEDALVELNGKLNKRNLITKEACEKVVDNIFKGQPDMRRLFNVTIKLNQHNAIVMSWSKDEAIIPELEKTDGIFVLLTNHDKEKVDANELLTRYRGRNDIEISFRFLKGSLDLQQIFLRNPERVDAYCFLKVLAMLVLNLAAWLLAKNGKKMSPQKLQKELGDLTISEQRLQPIGISHWNGTNIPNTIDVLVNLFNLPHPLELIEVINSAINFSYHIEKWFKDNLRK, from the coding sequence ATGGACTTACAACCTATTTTAGAACAACTAGCCAAATTACCCCCCGAAATATTGATGAAGATAATGCCCGAATTAAAAGTAGAAGTTCCGAAGGCAGATCCCTCAGGTGCAGTACTTATCGGTGTCTTTTTAGCAAGAAGCCTGGGCATCGGTAAAATAATTGACAACTTTATAGGCGAAGAATATGTTACTTATGAGCATCTACGTGAAGACAGAGCCAACGGTTCTAAATGTCGGGTAAGTACTGGTTTGGCATGTGAAATAATGGTTGGCGACATGCTGGGCAGAAATAAAGATCTCACCCGTTTATATAAATTTGAAGAAGCTTGTGAAAACTGGCAAGTCGAAACAATACTTGGTATACCATCCGAAAAATTTAATGATGACAAAATGGGTAGAGCCCTTGACGCTATAAACTCAAATGCAAAATATATGGCTAATGTATTGCAGGATATTGTTTTATCAGCATCCAAGAGATTTGGAATCCCACTTAACACTTTTTACAATGATACATCTTCCGTTCCAGTCTCTGGTGTTATGGAGGATAACGATAAAGTTCAATTCGGGTACGGTGGTCTACCGGGTTTAAAACAATTAATCCTCAATCTTACTATAGCCTCTGGTGCATCTTTGCCGGTAACATCATCAATTGATCCCGGTAATGTTCAAGGTGGCACGACTTTTGAGCGTTCATTCGAGAAGGTTAAAGAGATTACCGATGACCAAGAATTTGAGATGATTATTGATCGTGGTATCCTAACCCAAGATAATATGCATTTGATGCTTACTAATAGCAACAAAAAGGCCTTTTTTATAGGCCCACTCAAGGATGAACTATCGAAAAATTGGGTCTTAGAGCAATTAAATGAGGCTAAAAAAGATGATTTTGCTACTATTGACTATCGCTCTAAGAAAGAAATAGAAAGAAATCTATCCAGACACTACGAGGCATTAGAGACAAAATATACGTTTAAGGTAAAACTTGATCCTCCCTCAGAGGGTAGTAAGAACAAAAAGCAACTCAAAAAAAGTAAGCGAATATTTGCGACCCATACCATAAGGGCGGTTATTTATTGCGATTTAAACAAAAAACCTAAGGAACAAGAGCGTCGTCAAAAGCGTATAACCAGCACAGAAGATGCATTAGTAGAACTCAATGGCAAGCTCAACAAACGTAACTTAATCACGAAGGAAGCCTGTGAAAAAGTAGTAGATAATATTTTTAAAGGGCAGCCTGATATGCGTAGGCTGTTTAATGTAACAATTAAACTAAATCAACATAATGCCATTGTTATGTCCTGGTCAAAAGATGAAGCTATAATTCCAGAGCTTGAGAAAACCGATGGTATCTTTGTGCTTTTAACCAACCACGACAAAGAGAAGGTTGATGCTAACGAACTGCTTACCCGCTATCGTGGTAGGAATGATATCGAAATTAGTTTTAGGTTTTTGAAGGGTTCTCTTGATTTACAACAAATATTCCTTCGCAATCCTGAAAGAGTAGATGCCTATTGCTTTTTAAAAGTATTGGCTATGCTTGTGCTTAATTTAGCAGCCTGGCTGTTAGCTAAAAATGGCAAAAAGATGTCTCCCCAAAAATTACAGAAAGAACTTGGCGACCTAACTATCTCAGAACAAAGGTTGCAGCCTATTGGTATAAGCCATTGGAATGGGACGAATATTCCTAATACCATTGATGTATTGGTTAACCTGTTTAACTTACCACATCCACTTGAATTAATAGAGGTTATTAATTCAGCAATCAATTTTTCTTATCATATTGAGAAATGGTTTAAGGATAATTTAAGAAAATAA
- a CDS encoding SHOCT-like domain-containing protein, with protein MSNEKIKILEMVQNGTITATEGLELLKAIEDNDIKAVNPSNISGRFIRIRVSSGQHTKVNVNVPLSLLKVATKLADVGLKFIPEEARLEMEKKGINLQGINFEELVQLIDEGLVDGKLVDVDTDDPKEGRTKVEIYVE; from the coding sequence ATGAGTAATGAGAAAATTAAGATTTTGGAAATGGTCCAGAATGGTACCATTACTGCCACTGAAGGCTTAGAACTATTAAAGGCAATAGAGGACAATGATATTAAGGCTGTTAATCCCTCAAATATAAGTGGACGTTTCATAAGAATTCGTGTTTCCAGTGGCCAACATACCAAGGTAAACGTTAACGTTCCCTTAAGCTTATTAAAAGTAGCCACAAAATTAGCGGATGTTGGATTAAAGTTTATCCCAGAAGAGGCACGCCTGGAAATGGAGAAAAAAGGGATTAATTTACAAGGTATCAATTTTGAAGAATTGGTGCAACTAATTGACGAGGGCTTGGTAGATGGCAAATTAGTGGATGTAGATACAGATGACCCAAAAGAAGGTCGCACGAAGGTAGAAATATATGTGGAATAA
- a CDS encoding conjugal transfer protein, producing the protein MRRLIYRWTAAGLLWLLIIIVVITSIRSVNIVNKVSQVAKNAMTEQNEQVITNVRDTAKAFATEWATFNGNNNEYNSRLGTFLNKTSSIIAPVGIQEVMSSSLLASESKNSRDYRVKILLHVRRLSPVEGNTNVPSSLIPVTRDDLVKIKDSQYDIQLPAIGWQNYLLFVEVPVTVINNQPVIKGLPVIVSNNNKKGEISQPKQYDGVVTPDFATFINQFMSMYFTGQALSNFIMSGSNIQPINGWNLLSIDEIKTDSEKPTKACVRVTVSTAGIEKITQIIYIKVQAVRGSYLIEDLGSLPE; encoded by the coding sequence ATGCGTAGATTGATATATCGTTGGACTGCTGCCGGATTACTTTGGTTATTAATTATTATTGTAGTCATAACTTCTATACGCAGCGTTAACATTGTTAATAAAGTCAGTCAAGTTGCAAAAAACGCAATGACTGAACAAAACGAGCAAGTAATTACTAACGTAAGAGATACCGCAAAAGCTTTCGCTACAGAGTGGGCGACCTTCAATGGCAATAATAACGAATACAATAGCAGACTAGGGACATTCTTAAATAAGACATCGTCAATAATTGCTCCTGTCGGTATCCAAGAAGTAATGTCATCATCTTTACTAGCATCTGAAAGTAAAAATTCAAGAGATTATAGGGTGAAAATATTATTGCATGTACGCAGGTTATCGCCGGTTGAAGGGAATACTAATGTACCATCATCGTTGATACCTGTCACAAGAGATGATTTGGTAAAAATTAAAGATTCGCAGTATGATATACAGCTGCCAGCAATAGGGTGGCAAAACTATTTATTGTTTGTTGAAGTTCCGGTCACAGTAATAAACAATCAACCGGTTATAAAAGGTTTGCCAGTCATTGTTAGCAACAATAATAAAAAAGGTGAAATATCACAACCAAAACAATATGACGGAGTAGTAACACCTGATTTCGCAACCTTCATTAACCAGTTTATGAGCATGTATTTCACCGGACAAGCACTAAGTAATTTCATTATGTCCGGTTCTAATATTCAACCCATTAACGGGTGGAATTTGCTTTCAATTGATGAAATTAAAACAGATAGTGAAAAACCAACAAAAGCTTGTGTGCGAGTTACAGTATCTACGGCAGGAATCGAAAAGATAACACAAATAATCTATATAAAAGTACAAGCTGTACGTGGTAGTTACTTAATTGAAGATTTGGGTAGTTTGCCAGAATAA
- a CDS encoding IS630 family transposase — protein sequence MDASHIRDYQGLQRAWFPKGEQKKIKTYGHHAKVTLYGALNYYTGKVFCVNYDKINAEKFKDFLKKLVSHFLKDDISKIYIVLDNARVHHAKLLKDFLDEHKDHLFLKFLPPYSPNLNCIEELWKWLKNTAIYNRFHKNASEIQKSVDSFLEEIKCCSEDVKKRLCV from the coding sequence GTGGATGCATCTCACATTAGGGACTATCAAGGTTTACAACGAGCATGGTTCCCAAAAGGTGAGCAAAAAAAGATTAAGACCTATGGACACCATGCAAAAGTTACATTATACGGTGCTTTAAACTACTATACGGGTAAAGTTTTTTGTGTAAATTATGACAAAATCAATGCAGAAAAATTCAAAGATTTTCTTAAAAAATTGGTATCACATTTTTTAAAAGATGACATTTCTAAAATTTACATTGTTCTTGATAATGCAAGAGTTCATCATGCAAAATTACTTAAAGACTTTTTAGACGAGCATAAGGATCATCTGTTTTTGAAATTTCTTCCACCCTACTCACCCAATCTGAATTGCATAGAAGAGTTATGGAAATGGTTAAAAAATACAGCTATTTATAATCGCTTTCATAAAAATGCTTCAGAAATTCAAAAATCTGTTGACTCGTTTTTAGAGGAAATCAAATGCTGTTCGGAAGATGTGAAAAAGAGACTTTGCGTTTAA
- a CDS encoding IS630 family transposase yields MRKLHLNNPQNLTIEDLNKIKRETPYKLRCRVQAVILVMKGRQAKQIAEYLDISEQTIRKYVAYFNEGGVEKLLHVSKKPGRPPRLTNEQKEEVKEVLKKSPSEVGFSTHTTWNCKTLAAYIHDTYGIKYTSDGVWRMLLKMDFRYNRPTYVLAKADPEKQKAFQDELEELKKSH; encoded by the coding sequence ATGAGGAAATTGCATTTAAACAATCCACAAAATTTAACCATTGAGGATTTGAATAAGATAAAAAGAGAAACACCATATAAACTAAGATGCAGAGTTCAAGCTGTCATTCTTGTCATGAAAGGGAGACAAGCAAAGCAGATTGCCGAATATCTTGATATAAGTGAACAAACCATAAGAAAATACGTTGCTTACTTTAATGAAGGTGGAGTTGAAAAACTGCTTCATGTATCAAAAAAACCGGGAAGACCGCCAAGGCTAACCAATGAACAAAAAGAAGAGGTCAAAGAGGTACTGAAAAAATCACCATCAGAGGTTGGTTTTAGTACCCATACTACTTGGAATTGTAAAACCCTCGCTGCTTACATTCATGATACATACGGCATTAAATATACATCAGATGGTGTTTGGCGCATGCTTCTTAAGATGGATTTTCGTTATAATCGTCCCACTTATGTATTAGCCAAAGCTGATCCGGAAAAGCAAAAAGCTTTTCAAGATGAGCTGGAAGAGTTAAAAAAATCTCACTGA
- a CDS encoding conjugal transfer protein codes for MSNIRTFNSYKDLFKINFKVHDFFGKSLPRPIPLENIIMTVVIMIPLYPITNIFGARHPFMTTIILSAICSWMLSQFDLRGKYMPIFFKDILAYIFRHKTTNLMGKKIKLLKRYRADWRLPEVIE; via the coding sequence ATGAGTAACATTAGGACATTTAATAGTTACAAAGATTTGTTTAAAATAAACTTTAAAGTGCATGACTTTTTTGGCAAGTCACTGCCAAGGCCTATTCCGCTCGAAAATATAATAATGACTGTAGTTATTATGATTCCGCTATACCCTATAACCAACATATTTGGTGCTAGACACCCATTTATGACAACAATAATATTATCCGCTATCTGCTCATGGATGTTGTCACAGTTTGATTTACGGGGAAAATATATGCCGATTTTCTTTAAGGATATATTGGCATATATTTTTAGACATAAAACAACTAATCTTATGGGTAAAAAAATAAAACTATTAAAAAGATACCGTGCGGATTGGAGATTGCCGGAGGTGATTGAATAA
- a CDS encoding phage holin family protein: protein MKNLIIISFTNAFGFYITSILFPAISLSSIIAMLWASFLLGIITLFLQPVLLLISLPVNLITMGLFTLVINAWLIQLSTYLTTGISIPTFKYSLATAFIIYLINRTRFALLYYRDGP from the coding sequence ATGAAAAACTTAATTATCATAAGTTTTACGAACGCTTTTGGGTTTTATATTACAAGTATACTTTTTCCTGCAATATCTTTATCCTCAATAATCGCGATGCTTTGGGCAAGCTTTCTCCTCGGAATAATTACATTATTTTTGCAACCTGTTCTACTACTTATTTCACTACCTGTAAATTTAATAACAATGGGCTTATTTACATTGGTAATTAATGCGTGGCTTATACAGTTATCGACTTACCTTACTACAGGTATCAGTATACCTACCTTTAAATACTCACTTGCAACAGCATTTATTATATATTTAATTAACAGGACCAGGTTTGCATTATTATATTACCGGGACGGCCCGTAA